One region of Chryseobacterium sp. SORGH_AS_0447 genomic DNA includes:
- a CDS encoding phosphoribosylformylglycinamidine synthase yields MSQNKRIFVEKRGIFDVESPKIFDEVKAVAPAVQKVKVYNVYDIFGLNDGEFEKTVNSTFVDPVTDILHEENPASSIHFAMEFLPGQYDQRADSAQQCIALLTENEKSKVRSGKLIEFEGISESDLVKIKDLLINKVESQEKDLSILDIPAEEAPSKVIIHENFISFDDAQLESFYNSHGFALGLDDLKFIQEYFKSEQRNPTETELRVLDTYWSDHCRHTTFETELSNIEFEGQFKHTLETIFNDYIEKRKFLGRELKPISLMDLATVCARYFHKTGNLENLVVSDEINACTIQIEAEYDGKKEPWYLLFKNETHNHPTEIEPFGGASTCLGGAIRDPLSGRSFVFQAMRLTGAADVLEPVDKTLPGKLPQKTITKQAANGYSSYGNQIGLATTMVSEIYDEGYKAKRMEVGFVAGAVPVDWVRREKPEAGDSVIILGGATGRDGVGGASGSSKEQDETSIHTMSSEVQKGNAVEERKIQRLFRNPEVTRLIKKSNDFGAGGVSVAIGEIADSLEVNLDVLPLKYEGLNGTELAISESQERMAVVVDPKDKEQFIKFCEAENIVAVEVAKVTDSGRMQMFWKGDKIVDLSREFLDTNGCSKTQEAKITHLNEVKEETPAFNEENFLKILSDKNVASQKGLLEMFDSSIGATTVAMPLGGKYQQTLMEGSVQTLPIIGAKDIETVSLASWGFDAEISKQNSLLGASYAVVESVAKIVAMGGDYKNIRLSFQEYFEKLGQNPEKWGKPLASLLGAYDAQMNLGLAAIGGKDSMSGTYQDLNVPPTLISFACANGEKKNIISPEFKNAGNKIYFFNHTAQESGLPDYDALKAVFELIFENINAGKIVSVKTVKEGGVAVALAKMSFGNRLGAEINVEENALLSKNIGSLIIESKEDLSSTDLQLIGEVVADQVLTINQQSTAISTLAAANTGTFENLFPTVEKEKLTVELDEKLNSVNPRNIIIKKHGIAQPKVFAPVFPGTNCEYDTLNAFAKEGAAISSLPLININHQLLEESIDAWVKEIASSQILAFSGGFSAGDEPDGSAKFIVNVLKNEKMKNAVHELLDRDGMIIGICNGFQALVKSGLLPYGRIKDLDENYPTLAHNAIRRHISQMVNVRVVNDESPWLKGMKDQVFTIPISHGEGRFMASEAEIQKLYENGQIATQYLDLEGNIAHGMPFNPNNSLFGIEGITSPDGKIFGRMGHPERFAEGLMKNIPTANYHNIFKNGVEYFK; encoded by the coding sequence ATGTCTCAAAACAAAAGAATTTTCGTAGAAAAAAGAGGAATTTTCGATGTGGAAAGTCCAAAAATTTTTGATGAAGTAAAAGCAGTGGCACCTGCGGTACAGAAAGTGAAAGTGTACAATGTATACGATATCTTCGGGCTGAACGACGGCGAATTTGAAAAAACAGTCAATAGCACGTTCGTAGATCCGGTAACGGATATCCTGCACGAAGAAAATCCGGCTTCATCCATCCATTTTGCTATGGAGTTTTTACCTGGTCAGTACGACCAGCGTGCAGACTCTGCACAACAATGTATTGCTTTGCTTACAGAAAACGAGAAATCGAAAGTAAGAAGCGGGAAGCTTATCGAATTTGAAGGCATTTCAGAATCGGACCTTGTAAAAATCAAAGACCTTCTGATCAACAAAGTGGAATCTCAGGAAAAAGATTTATCCATCCTGGATATTCCTGCAGAGGAAGCACCATCAAAAGTTATCATCCACGAAAATTTCATCAGTTTTGATGATGCGCAGCTGGAAAGTTTCTACAACAGCCACGGATTCGCCTTGGGTCTGGACGATTTAAAATTCATCCAAGAATACTTTAAATCTGAACAACGGAACCCGACGGAAACAGAACTGAGGGTATTAGATACCTATTGGAGCGACCACTGCCGTCACACGACTTTCGAGACGGAACTTTCAAACATTGAATTTGAAGGACAGTTTAAGCATACGCTGGAAACGATTTTCAACGACTATATCGAAAAAAGAAAATTCCTAGGCCGTGAGCTGAAACCGATTTCCTTAATGGATCTTGCGACGGTTTGCGCCAGATATTTCCATAAAACAGGCAACCTGGAAAACCTTGTGGTTTCTGATGAAATCAATGCCTGCACCATCCAGATTGAAGCAGAATACGACGGTAAGAAAGAGCCGTGGTACTTATTATTCAAAAACGAAACCCACAATCACCCGACAGAAATCGAACCTTTCGGAGGGGCTTCAACGTGTTTAGGAGGAGCGATCAGAGATCCTTTGTCCGGGCGTTCTTTCGTATTTCAGGCGATGAGATTAACCGGTGCGGCGGATGTGCTGGAACCGGTGGATAAAACCTTACCTGGAAAACTACCTCAAAAGACCATAACCAAACAGGCAGCTAACGGATATTCCTCTTATGGGAACCAGATCGGTCTGGCCACAACTATGGTATCCGAAATCTATGATGAAGGCTACAAAGCCAAAAGAATGGAAGTCGGTTTCGTAGCCGGTGCCGTTCCTGTAGATTGGGTGAGACGGGAGAAGCCGGAAGCCGGGGATTCTGTTATTATCCTTGGTGGTGCCACAGGCCGTGACGGCGTAGGAGGAGCGAGCGGAAGCTCAAAAGAGCAGGACGAAACCTCCATCCACACCATGAGTTCCGAAGTACAGAAAGGAAATGCGGTGGAAGAACGCAAAATCCAGCGGTTATTCAGAAACCCGGAAGTAACGAGGCTCATTAAAAAATCAAATGACTTTGGAGCTGGAGGAGTTTCCGTAGCCATCGGCGAAATTGCCGATTCCCTGGAGGTGAATCTGGATGTTTTACCCTTAAAATATGAAGGGCTGAACGGAACTGAGCTTGCCATTTCCGAATCTCAGGAAAGGATGGCCGTTGTGGTGGACCCGAAAGATAAAGAACAGTTCATCAAATTCTGTGAAGCGGAAAACATTGTAGCGGTTGAAGTCGCAAAAGTAACCGATTCCGGAAGAATGCAGATGTTCTGGAAGGGAGACAAAATTGTAGATCTTTCAAGAGAATTCCTGGACACCAATGGCTGTTCCAAGACTCAGGAAGCAAAGATCACGCACCTGAATGAAGTAAAAGAAGAAACACCGGCGTTTAACGAGGAGAATTTCTTAAAAATACTAAGCGATAAAAATGTAGCTTCCCAAAAAGGATTGCTGGAAATGTTCGATTCTTCGATCGGGGCGACTACGGTGGCAATGCCTTTAGGAGGAAAGTATCAGCAGACCCTGATGGAAGGAAGTGTTCAGACCTTACCGATCATCGGAGCAAAAGATATTGAAACCGTTTCCCTGGCAAGCTGGGGCTTCGATGCGGAGATTTCCAAGCAGAATTCACTGTTGGGAGCTTCGTACGCCGTAGTGGAAAGTGTGGCGAAAATCGTAGCGATGGGCGGCGATTACAAAAACATCAGATTAAGTTTCCAGGAATATTTTGAAAAACTGGGACAGAACCCTGAAAAGTGGGGTAAACCATTAGCTTCCTTACTGGGTGCTTATGATGCCCAGATGAATCTTGGTCTGGCTGCGATCGGAGGAAAAGACTCGATGAGCGGAACCTACCAGGATCTGAATGTTCCGCCAACGCTGATTTCATTTGCGTGTGCCAACGGGGAAAAGAAAAACATCATCTCTCCTGAATTTAAAAATGCAGGAAATAAAATTTATTTCTTCAATCATACCGCCCAGGAAAGCGGACTACCTGATTACGATGCCTTAAAAGCTGTTTTCGAACTGATCTTTGAAAACATCAATGCCGGAAAAATCGTTTCCGTAAAAACTGTAAAAGAAGGCGGTGTGGCCGTTGCCTTAGCCAAAATGAGCTTCGGGAACAGGTTAGGAGCTGAGATTAATGTCGAGGAAAATGCTTTGTTGTCTAAAAACATCGGAAGCTTAATCATCGAATCTAAAGAAGACTTAAGCTCCACTGATCTTCAGCTGATCGGCGAAGTGGTGGCAGATCAGGTTTTAACCATCAATCAGCAATCAACGGCGATCAGTACATTAGCAGCAGCCAATACCGGTACTTTTGAAAACCTTTTCCCAACGGTAGAAAAGGAAAAACTGACGGTAGAGCTGGATGAAAAGCTGAACTCCGTTAATCCGAGAAACATCATCATTAAAAAGCACGGCATTGCCCAGCCTAAAGTGTTTGCTCCGGTATTCCCGGGAACCAACTGTGAATACGATACGCTGAATGCTTTTGCCAAAGAAGGTGCCGCCATCAGCAGTTTACCGTTGATCAATATCAACCACCAGTTGCTGGAGGAAAGTATTGATGCCTGGGTAAAAGAAATCGCATCATCCCAGATTTTAGCGTTCTCAGGAGGGTTCTCCGCCGGTGATGAACCGGACGGTTCTGCGAAATTCATTGTCAACGTTTTAAAGAACGAAAAAATGAAAAATGCCGTTCACGAACTGTTGGACAGGGACGGAATGATCATCGGGATCTGTAACGGATTCCAGGCGTTGGTAAAATCAGGATTGCTTCCTTACGGACGGATCAAGGACCTGGATGAAAATTATCCCACCTTGGCTCACAATGCGATCCGAAGACATATTTCCCAGATGGTGAATGTGAGAGTTGTAAATGATGAATCGCCTTGGCTGAAAGGAATGAAAGACCAGGTATTCACTATCCCGATTTCCCACGGGGAAGGTCGTTTCATGGCTTCGGAAGCAGAAATCCAGAAGCTGTATGAAAACGGGCAGATTGCTACCCAATATCTGGATCTCGAAGGAAACATCGCCCACGGAATGCCATTCAACCCGAACAATTCCCTATTCGGAATTGAAGGGATTACAAGCCCGGACGGAAAAATCTTCGGAAGGATGGGCCACCCTGAACGTTTCGCCGAAGGATTGATGAAGAATATCCCAACTGCGAATTACCACAACATCTTTAAAAATGGAGTGGAATACTTCAAATAA
- a CDS encoding ribonuclease inhibitor, translating to MTVINGRHFSDLEGFYEEISRLFMKDEDRKVGTLDGFDDLLYGFQGEITWKDAGKSREDLGFHLTKEFYENKIRQGKPFNIALIQQKLNDLIAGKGQTLFEILVEIIQSHQKITLILN from the coding sequence ATGACGGTCATCAATGGCCGTCATTTTTCTGATCTGGAGGGTTTCTACGAGGAAATTTCCCGGCTTTTTATGAAAGACGAAGATAGGAAAGTCGGGACACTGGACGGCTTTGATGATCTCCTGTATGGATTTCAGGGTGAAATCACCTGGAAAGATGCTGGGAAATCAAGAGAGGATTTAGGGTTTCATTTGACCAAAGAATTTTACGAAAATAAAATCAGGCAGGGAAAACCTTTTAACATCGCATTAATCCAACAAAAGCTTAATGATCTGATCGCAGGAAAAGGACAGACCCTATTTGAAATTTTAGTCGAAATTATACAGTCGCATCAAAAGATTACGCTAATTTTGAATTGA
- a CDS encoding GDSL-type esterase/lipase family protein has product MKYGLFFGDSITYGEYDGVFGGWVDIVKRYALQKYNEGSNELILFNLGIGGETTEGLIKRISHEMEARNSSEGNVVFISYGANDLAIKEGAAMVSPERFKTNILTAVQKAKQYAEDIYLISILPVAEKIDGVTVASGKLRSTAAILKYNEILKETAHENKITYLDFYSGFVDDKEVLLSGDGVHPNEKGYGIMAEMAIPIIERYL; this is encoded by the coding sequence ATGAAGTACGGATTATTTTTCGGGGACAGCATTACCTATGGAGAATACGATGGCGTATTCGGCGGCTGGGTAGATATTGTAAAGCGGTATGCTTTGCAAAAATACAATGAAGGAAGCAACGAGCTGATCCTCTTTAATCTGGGAATCGGGGGCGAAACAACCGAAGGACTGATTAAAAGGATTTCTCATGAGATGGAAGCCCGAAATTCTTCTGAAGGAAATGTGGTATTTATCAGCTACGGAGCTAATGATTTAGCCATAAAAGAAGGAGCAGCAATGGTGTCTCCGGAACGTTTTAAAACAAATATTTTAACAGCTGTGCAGAAAGCAAAACAGTACGCGGAAGACATTTACCTGATCAGCATTCTTCCGGTTGCTGAAAAGATAGACGGCGTAACAGTTGCCTCGGGAAAATTAAGGAGCACAGCCGCAATTCTCAAATATAATGAGATCCTGAAAGAGACCGCTCATGAAAATAAGATAACGTATCTGGACTTTTACTCCGGATTTGTGGATGATAAGGAAGTCTTGCTTTCCGGCGACGGTGTGCATCCCAATGAAAAAGGATATGGGATCATGGCCGAAATGGCGATCCCCATTATTGAAAGATATCTTTGA
- a CDS encoding IS4 family transposase, translating into MSSRDFTRKRKLSFSNTLLFMLNFITKSLSCEIVNFIHYIRSLGQTQNTFTKSAYVQNRKKIKPEVFIHLNKRLVEEFYTDNSAVQTKFNGLRLLAIDGSRINLPQTRELEEIYGVSKNQTSHTCVQAKACVLYDTINKICLKGVLSSIDTDERLQALELLAHCCHNDLLLYDRGFASFDFFYQHHKRNFNYLMRVKVGLNQTIKDFVKSGISSMITDFKPSPNVDLSGKDYGRDYTFKVRLLRVVLDNGTIEVLATSLLDEACYPSEIFKALYFERWGIETYFDEIKNKLHLEEFSGYSNNSILQDFYSTLLVSNIQTLIVRELEQELNEVDTKKKYRYKVNTSLSYSLMKNRILNLLFSNVKKEDIVAELKILFASHMIPVRPKRSFKRNILKYRVRAKPKVTKNYKKNL; encoded by the coding sequence ATGAGTAGCAGAGATTTCACCCGCAAAAGGAAGTTGAGCTTTTCAAATACGCTTTTGTTTATGCTCAACTTCATTACCAAAAGCCTGTCCTGTGAGATTGTAAATTTCATTCACTATATAAGATCTTTGGGCCAGACACAGAATACTTTTACAAAAAGTGCATACGTACAGAACAGAAAAAAGATAAAGCCCGAGGTTTTTATTCATCTGAACAAGCGGCTTGTGGAAGAATTCTATACAGATAATTCTGCAGTACAGACCAAATTCAATGGTCTTCGTCTGTTGGCTATTGATGGTTCGAGAATTAATCTACCTCAAACCCGAGAGCTGGAAGAGATTTATGGTGTATCCAAAAACCAGACTTCTCATACCTGCGTACAGGCCAAAGCCTGCGTACTGTATGATACAATCAATAAAATCTGTTTAAAAGGGGTACTTTCTTCTATAGATACTGATGAACGTTTACAGGCTCTTGAGCTGTTGGCTCATTGTTGCCATAATGATCTGCTGCTATATGACCGTGGTTTTGCTTCATTTGATTTCTTTTATCAGCATCACAAAAGAAATTTTAACTACCTTATGCGCGTAAAAGTAGGTTTGAACCAAACCATAAAAGATTTCGTCAAAAGCGGAATATCCAGTATGATAACAGACTTTAAGCCTTCTCCCAACGTAGATCTGTCAGGAAAAGATTATGGTAGAGACTATACTTTTAAGGTAAGATTGTTGCGTGTCGTACTGGATAATGGCACCATCGAAGTTCTTGCAACCTCTCTTTTAGATGAGGCTTGTTATCCTTCGGAGATTTTCAAAGCCCTATATTTTGAACGCTGGGGCATAGAAACCTATTTTGATGAAATCAAAAACAAGCTTCACCTGGAGGAATTTTCCGGTTACTCAAACAACAGCATCTTACAGGATTTCTATTCTACTTTGCTTGTAAGCAATATACAGACCCTTATTGTCAGAGAACTCGAACAGGAGCTTAATGAAGTTGATACGAAAAAGAAGTACCGGTACAAAGTCAATACTTCCCTTTCTTACAGCTTGATGAAAAACAGAATTTTGAATTTGCTCTTTAGCAATGTAAAAAAAGAGGATATAGTGGCAGAGCTTAAAATTCTTTTTGCTTCTCATATGATCCCCGTCAGACCCAAAAGATCCTTTAAAAGGAATATTTTAAAATACAGAGTCAGAGCGAAACCAAAGGTCACTAAAAACTATAAAAAAAATCTATAA
- a CDS encoding diacylglycerol kinase produces MRKPPIHKSFRNAFRGIFMMIKSERNFQLELAAFLINLFLIFYLHLSVSDTVLIVMVSGGVLAAEIFNTAIEKICDIIQPEFDERIGFIKDISAGAVLLMAAISVITGVMVYWKYIFH; encoded by the coding sequence ATGCGAAAACCACCTATTCATAAAAGTTTCAGAAATGCTTTCCGTGGGATTTTCATGATGATAAAAAGCGAAAGGAATTTCCAGCTGGAGCTTGCCGCTTTTTTGATCAACCTCTTTTTAATTTTTTATCTGCATCTTTCAGTTTCGGATACGGTATTGATTGTAATGGTATCAGGAGGTGTATTGGCGGCAGAAATTTTCAATACGGCGATTGAGAAAATCTGTGATATCATTCAGCCGGAATTTGATGAGCGAATCGGTTTTATCAAAGATATTTCTGCGGGAGCGGTTCTGCTGATGGCTGCCATTTCCGTTATCACCGGAGTGATGGTTTATTGGAAATATATTTTTCATTAG